A genomic stretch from Lathyrus oleraceus cultivar Zhongwan6 chromosome 2, CAAS_Psat_ZW6_1.0, whole genome shotgun sequence includes:
- the LOC127120628 gene encoding uncharacterized protein LOC127120628: MMVSIIRSSFSFITGTAFGVYIAQNYNVPNVKTLASMALSMAKSIEHAYRKPTTKNKDNDDS, translated from the coding sequence ATGATGGTTTCGATTATTAGAAGCAGCTTCTCATTCATTACAGGCACGGCTTTCGGAGTGTACATAGCTCAGAACTACAACGTACCCAACGTTAAGACGCTCGCTTCCATGGCTCTTTCCATGGCTAAGAGCATAGAGCATGCTTATAGGAAGCCCACGACCAAGAACAAAGATAATGATGATTCTTAA